A stretch of the Porifericola rhodea genome encodes the following:
- a CDS encoding RluA family pseudouridine synthase, producing MKFNEIEGEDEQEQEDLFEHYAITVDAKQSLVRIDKYLMDRLPNVSRSKLQDAIKSEYVLVNKQPIKSNYKVRPLDEISISLPEPPRDTEVKPENIALNIVYEDEHVLVVNKEAGMVVHPAYNNWSGTLVNALAYHFQQLPTMEGNDGRPGLVHRIDKDTSGLLVIAKTEKAMSGLAKQFFDHSIDRVYYALVWGEPAEQKATIDVNLGRSPKDRRVTMAFPEGDIGRHAITHYEVLQTLRYVSLIQCKLETGRTHQIRAHMRYIGHPLFNDATYGGNQILKGTKFTKYKAFVENCFKIMPRQALHAKSLGFVHPISQEKMYFESELPQDFTEVLQKWERYVQYT from the coding sequence ATGAAATTTAACGAAATAGAAGGCGAGGATGAACAGGAACAGGAAGACTTGTTTGAGCACTATGCCATTACGGTAGATGCCAAACAGTCTTTGGTGCGAATAGATAAATATCTGATGGATCGCCTTCCTAATGTAAGCCGAAGCAAACTGCAGGATGCTATCAAGAGCGAGTATGTGCTGGTAAATAAGCAGCCTATTAAATCTAATTATAAAGTGAGGCCCCTGGATGAAATCAGCATTTCTCTCCCGGAACCCCCACGCGACACAGAGGTAAAGCCCGAAAACATAGCACTTAATATTGTCTATGAAGACGAGCATGTATTGGTAGTTAATAAGGAGGCAGGTATGGTAGTTCATCCTGCTTACAACAACTGGTCAGGCACATTGGTAAACGCGCTGGCATATCATTTTCAGCAGTTACCTACAATGGAGGGTAATGACGGACGCCCCGGACTCGTACACCGGATAGACAAAGATACTTCTGGACTTCTGGTTATTGCTAAAACTGAAAAAGCTATGAGTGGCCTTGCCAAGCAGTTTTTTGACCATAGCATTGACCGCGTCTACTACGCTCTGGTCTGGGGAGAGCCTGCTGAGCAAAAAGCGACTATTGATGTAAACCTGGGCAGAAGCCCCAAAGACCGCAGGGTAACCATGGCTTTCCCTGAGGGTGACATTGGCAGACATGCCATTACGCATTACGAGGTATTGCAGACTTTACGCTATGTTTCCCTCATTCAGTGTAAGCTGGAAACAGGACGTACCCATCAGATTAGGGCACACATGCGCTATATTGGTCATCCTCTGTTTAATGATGCTACTTACGGAGGCAACCAGATACTAAAAGGCACCAAGTTTACCAAGTACAAAGCTTTTGTAGAAAACTGCTTTAAAATTATGCCTCGTCAGGCACTTCATGCTAAATCCTTAGGCTTTGTACATCCGATTAGTCAGGAAAAAATGTATTTTGAGTCTGAGCTCCCTCAGGACTTTACTGAAGTCTTACAAAAGTGGGAGCGCTATGTACAATACACCTAA
- a CDS encoding 1-aminocyclopropane-1-carboxylate deaminase/D-cysteine desulfhydrase, with amino-acid sequence MQLTEKPILEVNSINQELTFAKGIHLDILRLDKVHPYISGNKWYKLKYNLLEAKAQSYSQLLTFGGAFSNHLYATAAAAKEYGFQVIGVVRGEEHLPLNSTLEFATAQGMKLKYVNREAYQNKEAAAFLASLTSEFGPSYIIPEGGSNVLAVKACTEIVEQPEKYDYICCCVGTGGTIAGIIEKTQSQAKVLGFSALKGGSFLYDNINLLTQGYSGKIYKSYQIIEDYHFGGYAKADRKLVNFINTFKKEHHIQLDPIYTGKMVYSLYDMLKNGYFGTGDRILIVHSGGLQGIAGFNQRYQKKNLYISID; translated from the coding sequence ATGCAACTCACTGAAAAGCCAATACTGGAGGTTAACAGCATAAATCAAGAGCTAACTTTTGCTAAGGGCATCCATTTAGATATACTGAGGCTGGACAAAGTTCATCCTTATATTTCTGGAAACAAATGGTACAAGCTCAAATACAATTTGCTAGAGGCAAAGGCTCAGTCATATTCGCAACTACTTACTTTTGGGGGAGCCTTTTCTAACCACCTTTATGCTACTGCCGCAGCGGCTAAAGAGTATGGTTTTCAGGTGATAGGGGTGGTAAGAGGAGAGGAGCATCTGCCTCTGAATAGTACACTTGAGTTTGCCACAGCACAGGGTATGAAGCTGAAGTATGTAAATAGAGAAGCGTATCAGAACAAGGAGGCTGCGGCTTTTTTAGCCTCTCTGACTAGTGAGTTTGGTCCTAGCTATATTATACCCGAAGGAGGGTCCAATGTACTGGCAGTTAAGGCCTGTACTGAAATTGTAGAGCAGCCCGAAAAATACGACTATATCTGTTGTTGTGTAGGTACTGGAGGAACTATAGCAGGAATTATTGAAAAGACGCAAAGCCAGGCAAAAGTACTGGGCTTTTCTGCGCTTAAGGGAGGAAGCTTTTTGTATGATAACATTAATTTACTCACCCAAGGCTACAGTGGCAAAATTTATAAGAGCTATCAAATTATAGAGGATTATCACTTTGGGGGCTATGCTAAGGCTGATCGTAAGTTGGTAAATTTTATTAATACATTCAAAAAAGAACATCATATTCAGCTAGATCCTATCTATACCGGCAAAATGGTGTATAGCCTCTATGACATGTTAAAAAATGGCTATTTTGGTACTGGAGATAGGATATTGATAGTGCATAGCGGAGGTTTACAGGGCATAGCAGGCTTTAACCAGCGGTATCAGAAAAAAAATCTTTATATTTCTATAGACTGA
- a CDS encoding aldose 1-epimerase family protein has product MKYSLENDQWTVQVKADGAELCSVVNKESGREYIWQADPSVWARHAPVLFPIVGRLRDDQFQYNEQTYRLTQHGFARDREFSLVEQEPGSLSLGLTADHQSMEHYPFNFVFDIRYQLTDNMLTVDYNVQNKDQKDMPFSLGAHPAFTMPKIVDKKSQEYLLEFDKPETLERYLIKDGLQTGKTYPLMSNESKLALHPKLFEEDAIIFKGHQSSSVSLLEQSGGQKLVEMSVKGFPYLGIWQKYGADFICIEPWFGVADHQDSNGDIMAKEGIQLLEPEGHFSCNYYIRFY; this is encoded by the coding sequence ATGAAGTATTCTCTGGAAAACGATCAGTGGACGGTACAGGTAAAAGCAGATGGAGCCGAACTTTGCAGTGTAGTAAACAAAGAAAGTGGACGAGAGTACATCTGGCAGGCCGACCCCTCCGTTTGGGCCAGGCATGCACCAGTGCTTTTTCCTATTGTAGGCAGGCTTAGAGATGATCAGTTTCAATATAATGAGCAAACTTACCGTTTAACTCAGCACGGCTTCGCTCGCGACCGTGAATTCAGCCTGGTTGAGCAAGAACCCGGTAGCCTTAGTCTGGGCCTGACCGCAGACCATCAGAGCATGGAGCATTACCCTTTTAACTTTGTGTTCGATATCCGTTACCAGTTAACTGACAATATGCTGACGGTTGATTATAACGTACAGAATAAAGATCAAAAGGATATGCCTTTTTCTTTAGGTGCACACCCGGCTTTTACTATGCCTAAAATAGTAGACAAAAAGAGCCAAGAGTATCTATTAGAGTTTGATAAGCCAGAAACTCTGGAGCGATACCTGATAAAAGATGGTTTACAAACTGGTAAAACTTATCCACTCATGTCTAATGAGAGTAAGCTTGCGCTACACCCAAAACTTTTTGAGGAAGACGCAATTATTTTTAAAGGGCATCAGTCATCTTCAGTAAGCCTTCTAGAGCAGTCTGGCGGACAAAAATTGGTAGAAATGTCGGTAAAAGGCTTTCCCTACCTAGGTATCTGGCAAAAATATGGTGCCGACTTTATTTGTATTGAACCATGGTTTGGTGTAGCAGATCATCAGGATAGTAATGGTGATATTATGGCTAAAGAGGGTATACAATTGCTTGAGCCTGAAGGACATTTCTCTTGTAATTATTACATCAGATTCTATTGA
- a CDS encoding TapB family protein — MKKLLPTLMLLLLVVADLKAQCGNNFYRLKEGSEFEMTSYDKKDRPQGRTVNVISAINEKGDTYEATFSSKIYDKKDKLITEGEFVMICDGDMLKIDMQRMLNSMEQLSAYENMEVEATGDFMELPSSLDVGQSLSDASTTVKVKMGESSATLSEMNIKINDRKVDSKEDITTSAGSFTCYKVSYITDVDMKMMGINRKSSYQGAEWIAEGVGVVRTETYDKKGKVSSYSLLTAYKE; from the coding sequence ATGAAAAAACTACTCCCCACCCTTATGCTTTTGCTACTTGTAGTGGCCGATTTAAAAGCCCAATGCGGCAATAATTTTTACCGCCTGAAGGAAGGTAGCGAATTTGAGATGACCTCTTATGACAAAAAAGATCGTCCGCAAGGCCGTACCGTTAATGTTATTAGTGCCATCAACGAAAAAGGCGATACCTACGAAGCTACTTTTAGCAGTAAAATTTATGATAAAAAAGACAAGCTAATTACTGAAGGTGAATTTGTTATGATTTGCGATGGAGATATGCTCAAGATAGATATGCAGCGTATGCTCAACTCTATGGAGCAACTAAGTGCTTACGAAAATATGGAGGTAGAGGCCACAGGCGACTTCATGGAATTGCCTTCTTCGCTGGATGTAGGGCAAAGCCTATCCGATGCCAGCACTACTGTTAAGGTAAAAATGGGCGAAAGCAGTGCTACGCTAAGCGAAATGAATATTAAAATAAATGATCGTAAGGTAGACAGTAAAGAAGATATTACTACTTCGGCAGGGAGCTTTACCTGCTACAAGGTATCATACATTACAGATGTGGATATGAAAATGATGGGTATTAACCGCAAAAGCTCTTACCAGGGAGCCGAATGGATAGCAGAAGGTGTAGGTGTGGTGCGTACCGAAACTTATGATAAAAAAGGTAAGGTATCCTCTTATAGCTTGCTTACTGCCTATAAAGAATAA
- a CDS encoding DUF2179 domain-containing protein — translation METFIINALGISPQLFNYLILPLLIFMARVTDVSLSTLRVMYIMNGAKKWAPVLGFFESLIWLLAIGQIIQNISNAWSYLAYATGYATGTYIGMRIEEKIAMGRMVVRIISKSDVSDLISWLVDEGYRYNSVEAMDQEGNANILFTVVPRSKIDSFLQAVRYYQPDAYYTVEGVKRVSDDDMIMEGRKPVLSRRLPLVRK, via the coding sequence ATGGAAACATTTATTATTAACGCGCTTGGGATTAGCCCGCAGTTGTTCAATTACCTGATACTTCCCCTGCTCATTTTTATGGCCAGGGTAACAGACGTATCACTTTCTACCCTTAGGGTAATGTACATTATGAACGGTGCCAAGAAGTGGGCGCCGGTGCTAGGCTTTTTTGAGTCTTTAATCTGGTTGCTGGCAATAGGCCAGATCATCCAAAATATTAGTAACGCCTGGTCTTACCTTGCTTATGCTACGGGTTATGCGACCGGTACATATATAGGCATGCGCATTGAAGAGAAGATAGCGATGGGCCGTATGGTCGTAAGAATAATCAGTAAGTCAGATGTTAGCGACCTTATTAGCTGGCTGGTAGATGAAGGCTACCGCTATAATAGTGTAGAAGCTATGGATCAGGAAGGAAATGCCAATATTCTGTTTACGGTAGTGCCTCGTAGCAAAATAGACTCTTTTTTACAGGCAGTACGCTATTACCAACCCGATGCTTACTACACTGTGGAAGGCGTAAAAAGGGTAAGTGATGATGATATGATTATGGAAGGACGCAAACCTGTACTAAGCAGGCGGCTTCCTTTGGTCAGAAAATAA